Proteins from a single region of Neomonachus schauinslandi chromosome 10, ASM220157v2, whole genome shotgun sequence:
- the TDRD15 gene encoding tudor domain-containing protein 15, giving the protein MDSTSLLPTFLDLDLTISHVECLPKDILVKFQGRNNIECEFDYHILQREMQHIPKVKNNVDIDDFCLVEERISGEWQRGRVMEKKNELYTVLLIDHGEELRVDGTQVASACGNLFELPPRVIVGVFANILPNGERWPPKALNYFKSLVGLQVKGCVQAVLPLQVILLEVPKIISQVLELQLGRLIDGDSFRLIVEMLKEFPQEMPDLLKHKRPDLSLSNNDTSLDIQHILANLQPSLSVGRIESIKVSSALSPSKFYCQLIKWIPELENLTVCMTLHYDTVSQENNPSCDNFGLLCVAKRRNGQWHRGILQQLLPNNQVKIWFMDYGSSEAIPSMHVKKLKQDFILVPLFSFPCSLTYLHSPDRDARKSQLSVFKQALLGQIVYAHIDWFNKDEHLYYVTLQTQESTINSKCLLKTAGTQVLCPVSESKISNMFKETSASDVNSFAVDCFTGNTEPLINSPNKNTLKVGFPIKTVEMEIQAAYIAFVAYVLNPSNFWVRTNEHQNELQDIMKNINKSYDLCENDELILRNPEPGLFCCARYSKDRHFYRAVITEINGYKINVYFLDYGNTDSIPFFDVKILLPEFCEMPALAMCCSLAHIFPVEDLWVKAAIDYFKKIVLNKAILLQVIAKKDDKYIVNIQSIEASENIDVVSLMLQAGYAECWEVEPECCPKSVSEYSVLNLKSKNKVNIEVLSALLEGPKPKKCHSNKLKESNLSLLKSPAVNFSDLKNPFTLSVGPESLQPYKEYMFKPGTVLEVKCSSYYGPGDFSCQLRCKLEDLKLLMEQIQNYYSIHSDPYQIGQIACVAKYSKDGKWYRAAILTQVSRKEFDVVFVDYGYQERVLVKDICAINPRFLFLEGQAFRCSLNHLVEPISCKFSWTREACRDFGNFISSSRGLLTCVIYALVLVYPNCLCNLVDLQSPLTSAKEFLTNHGSAQYNTLSRPFPSSVSLYSYCYSSFNIKIGSEEEIYISHIYSPKKFYCQLSRNNKDLETIETKITEISNLKNCPKYDPSKMRLCISKYIEDGLSYRALAMPTDSLTDFLVYFVDFGNKQLVEESTLRAISDQFPELLFTPMQAIKCFLSDLRDVDIPAEICSWFEDNFLGKLLRAIILSRESDGQLGVELYDGCQHINQEIKMLLHAYGKKHCDQAHCVEKGPKISENKRLAVSLKGKIENNYQHNTNKTNLVTYSESKMDQLTNPGNTYAKLLKPSVCYKIEPVSKNKVKSLNDGLKNKGLKSVSGSAHTKSVPGSDKNDVGHKSVRVVSQSFIQELIQAASRNPSNLTRPQIKDLPQPQIYLNAKIKGYVSNISNPASFHIQLAENENAIIRLADALSERRLNIVKERKSVKPRVGDLVVAEYSGDHAIYRAVIKKILPGNSFEVEFIDYGNTAVINTSKIYEFQREFLTIPQLGIHSFLSGVKWNEPDEIWDSKTVDYFVSRVSNKTVSCEFLKKHEQKWEVNITCDGTCVINELLKWTACSKLQKTVLQLPVAVSQKVSSGEDNERKKGRSDECEGSGILQPSCQQLVKIPLEELKPGQLEKSEILSVSKSGTFYVKLSKNKKILSDLTVLITKEVKNPSLSMENIEKGLECLAKSKKTLKWYRSKVAKKCVDEKVLVFLVDCGRYEILPLGNTKVLSNEIRNIPRQAVPCKWIWCENFRNQSFESIVSLFAHLEINILFLKYLNSVWKVDILVDGLLLMEYLNLNTVHVENKLKSSETIFNVESKTPVSSCTIRSYTWTQLQNGKQYSGIATAVCDPSDFCVQLEDYFDTMKSLFVLLSDLPENLQTVPQECIIPGASCLFKYDLEDQWNRVEISEVSNQYLLLVLIDYGFSVYIPYSAIKNLKVVPVELLDIPRLSYPCILYGILPAKGKHWNEEVRSFFQDFLNKPGLVFQFRKYKFETKLEVDVIHEKNNLADMLVASGLAVYSKDSDPLNDGVSTTGATKIQHQLQSKPIFPLLDQNCYKRENISCTCTEKQKLKEKTVKRREVYKSLLKSRVSKRLYSRNGTLRKKADIGKHNPQSTVTFDTCSASFWEPPNGLKTSTNCIENIFEKPPTEEIQENNTMDLRITVKASHVNEKIASEEHFNDTCDIQEHYCLIGGGDILSVHLPVN; this is encoded by the exons ATGGATTCTACATCTCTGTTACCAACGTTTTTAGACCTGGATCTGACAATATCACATGTCGAATGTCTTCCCAAGGACATTCTGGTGAAATTTCAAGGCAGGAATAATATTGAATGTGAGTTTGACTACCACATATTACAGAGGGAAATGCAGCATAttccaaaagtaaaaaataatgtgGACATTGATGACTTTTGTTTGGTAGAAGAAAGAATATCTGGAGAATGGCAGAGAGGAAGagtcatggaaaagaaaaatgaactctaTACAGTGCTCCTCATAGATCATGGAGAAGAACTAAGAGTTGATGGTACACAGGTTGCTTCAGCCTGTGGCAACTTATTTGAGCTACCACCACGGGTAATAGTTGGTGTTTTTGCCAACATACTACCAAATGGGGAAAGATGGCCTCCTAAGGCTTTGAATTATTTCAAGTCATTAGTAGGACTACAAGTGAAAGGTTGTGTACAAGCTGTTTTGCCTCTTCAAGTGATTCTTCTTGAAGTGCCAAAAATTATATCCCAGGTTCTTGAATTACAATTAGGCAGACTTATCGATGGGGACTCGTTTCGCCTTATTGtggaaatgttaaaagaattcCCACAGGAAATGCCAGATTTACTAAAACATAAAAGACCTGACTTATCATTAAGTAATAATGATACTTCACTTGATATTCAACACATTTTGGCTAATTTGCAGCCATCTTTGTCAGTAGGCAGGATTGAAAGTATAAAGGTATCCTCTGCATTGAGCCCAAGTAAATTTTATTGTCAACTAATTAAATGGATTCCAGAGTTAGAAAACTTAACAGTGTGTATGACTTTGCATTATGATACTGTCAGTCAAGAAAATAATCCCTCATGTGATAACTTTGGACTACTTTGTGTTGCcaaaaggagaaatggacagTGGCATAGAGGAATTCTTCAGCAGCTCTTGCCCAATAATCAAGTGAAAATTTGGTTCATGGATTATGGCAGTAGTGAGGCTATCCCCTCCATGCATGTGAAGAAACTtaaacaggattttattttagtaccattattttcatttccatgttcTCTGACATATTTACACAGTCCAGATAGAGATGCCAGAAAATCTCAACTGAGTGTATTTAAACAAGCCTTGTTAGGACAAATAGTATATGCACATATTGATTGGTTCAATAAGGATGAACATTTGTATTATGTAACACTACAAACTCAGGAGTCTACAATTAATTCTAAGTGTCTGCTGAAGACTGCAGGCACACAGGTCCTCTGTCCAGTGTCTGAATCAAAAATCTCTAATATGTTTAAGGAGACTAGTGCTTCTGACGTAAACAGCTTTGCAGTTGACTGCTTTACTGGAAATACCGAACCATTGATAAACTCTCCaaataaaaacactttgaaaGTAGGTTTTCCTATTAAAACTGTAGAGATGGAGATACAGGCTGCCTATATAGCTTTTGTGGCCTATGTATTAAACCCATCAAATTTCTGGGTACGCACTAATGAACATCAGAATGAACTTCaagatataatgaaaaatataaacaaatcttATGATTTGTGTGAAAATGATGAGCTGATTCTAAGAAATCCAGAACCTGGATTATTTTGTTGTGCTAGATACAGCAAGGACAGACACTTTTATAGAGCTGTCATCACTGAAATTAATGGTTATAagattaatgtttattttttagattatggAAATACTGATTCCATACCATTTTTTGATGTAAAAATTTTGCTTCCAGAGTTTTGTGAGATGCCTGCCTTAGCCATGTGCTGTTCACTTGCACATATATTTCCTGTTGAAGATTTATGGGTGAAGGCAGCaattgactattttaaaaaaattgtcttgaACAAAGCAATTTTGCTTCAAGTCATAGCAAAAAAAGATGACAAGTACATTGTAAATATTCAGAGTATTGAAGCCTCAGAAAATATTGATGTTGTCTCTCTTATGTTACAAGCTGGATATGCAGAATGTTGGGAGGTAGAACCAGAATGTTGTCCCAAATCTGTAAGTGAATATTCAgtgttaaatttaaaatctaaaaacaaagttAATATTGAAGTCCTATCTGCCCTTCTTGAAGGACCTAAACCTAAAAAGTGCCATTCAAATAAGCTAAAAGAAAGTAACTTGTCCTTGTTAAAGTCCCCAGCTGTTAAtttctcagatttaaaaaatcctttcaccTTGTCTGTGGGACCTGAGTCACTACAACCTTATAAAGAGTATATGTTTAAACCAGGAACGGTCCTTGAAGTCAAATGTTCTTCTTATTATGGCCCAGGTGACTTTTCATGCCAGCTTCGATGTAAGTTAGAGGACCTAAAATTACTAATGGAACAAATTCAGAATTATTATAGCATTCATTCTGATCCTTATCAGATTGGGCAGATTGCTTGTGTTGCTAAGTATTCCAAAGATGGGAAGTGGTATAGAGCTGCTATTTTGACTCAAGTATCAAGAAAAGAATTTGACGTAGTATTTGTTGATTATGGTTACCAAGAAAGGGTTTTAGTTAAAGATATTTGTGCTATTAACccacgttttctttttttagaaggcCAAGCCTTCAGATGTAGTCTTAACCATTTAGTTGAACCCATTAGTTGTAAATTCAGTTGGACAAGAGAAGCATGCAGAGACTTTgggaattttatttcttcatctagaGGATTATTAACTTGTGTCATTTATGCCTTAGTTCTTGTATATCCAAACTGTTTATGTAACTTAGTGGATTTACAGTCTCCACTCACTAGTGCAAAAGAATTTCTTACTAATCATGGCTCAGCACAGTATAATACATTATCAAGGCCATTTCCATCTTCAGTTAGTCTTTATAGTTACTGTTATTCTTCCTTTAACATAAAAATTGGAAGCGAGGAAGAAATATACATCTCTCACATATATAGTCCCAAAAAGTTTTATTGCCAACTcagtagaaataataaagacctagagacaatagaaacaaaaatcacaGAGATTAGTAACCTCAAAAATTGTCCAAAATATGATCCTAGTAAGATGAGATTGTGCATATCTAAGTACATAGAGGATGGTCTCTCTTACCGAGCTTTAGCAATGCCAACAGATTCATTAACTGACTTTCTGGTCTATTTTGTGGACTTTGGAAATAAGCAGTTAGTAGAAGAAAGTACATTGAGGGCTATTTCAGATCAGTTTCCAGAGTTGCTGTTTACACCTATGCAAGCTATTAAGTGTTTTTTGTCAGATCTTAGAGATGTTGATATTCCAGCAGAAATCTGTAGCTGGTTTGAAGATAATTTCTTGGGAAAACTGTTAAGGGCAATAATATTGTCCAGGGAGTCAGATGGCCAGCTTGGTGTAGAATTATATGATGGATGTCAACAtataaaccaggaaattaaaatgttGCTTCATGCTTATGGAAAAAAACATTGTGACCAAGCACACTGTGTGGAAAAGGGTCCTAAAATAAGTGAGAATAAGAGActtgctgtttctttgaaaggcaaaatagaaaacaactatcagcataatacaaataaaactaatCTAGTAACATACTCTGAAAGCAAAATGGATCAATTAACAAATCCTGGAAATACATATGCTAAGCTTttgaaaccatcagtttgttataAAATTGAACCGGTGtcaaaaaacaaagtgaaatctTTGAATGATGGactgaaaaataaaggtttaaaaagtGTCTCTGGATCTGCACATACAAAAAGTGTCCCTGGATCTGATAAAAATGATGTGGGCCACAAATCAGTAAGGGTTGTATCGCAGTCTTTTATCCAAGAACTAATTCAAGCAGCCTCTCGAAACCCATCTAATCTTACTAGACCACAGATCAAAGATCTTCCTCAACCCCAAATTTACTTGAATGCCAAAATTAAAGGTTATGTTTCTAATATCAGTAATCCAGCAAGTTTCCATATCCAGCTTGCGGAGAATGAAAATGCAATCATTAGACTTGCAGATGCTCTAAGTGAAAGAAGATTGAATATAGTGAAGGAGAGAAAATCGGTGAAGCCTAGGGTGGGGGACCTTGTAGTTGCAGAATACTCTGGTGACCATGCCATTTACAGAGcagttattaagaaaattttgCCAGGAAATTCTTTTGAAGTGGAATTTATTGACTATGGTAACACTGCAGTAATAAACACATCCAAAATTTATGAATTTCAGAGGGAATTCTTGACCATTCCTCAACTAGGAATCCATTCTTTTCTTAGTGGAGTCAAGTGGAATGAGCCTGATGAAATATGGGACAGTAAAACTGTGGATTATTTTGTGTCAAGAGTGAGTAACAAAACAGTTTCTTGTGAATTTTTGAAAAAGCATGAGCAGAAATGGGAGGTCAATATCACTTGCGATGGAACATGTGTCATTAATGAACTACTGAAATGGACAGCCTGTTCAAAACTACAGAAAACAGTTTTGCAGCTGCCTGTGGCTGTCTCTCAAAAGGTGAGCTCTGGTGAGgataatgaaaggaagaaaggaaggtcaGATGAGTGTGAAGGTTCTGGGATCCTTCAACCATCCTGCCAACAGCTGGTTAAGATTCCTCTTGAAGAGTTAAAACCTGGACAGCTTGAAAAGTCTGAGATACTTTCTGTCTCAAAAAGTGGGACATTTTATGTGAAgttatccaaaaataaaaaaatcttatcagATTTAACAGTATTAATcactaaagaagtaaaaaaccCCTCTTTATCaatggaaaatattgaaaaaggcTTAGAGTGCTtggcaaaatctaaaaaaaccttGAAATGGTATCGATCAAAAGTAGCAAAGAAGTGTGTCGATGAGAAAGTGCTTGTTTTTTTAGTAGATTGTGGTAGGTATGAAATATTACCTTTAGGTAATACCAAGGTGCTTAgtaatgaaataagaaatattcCAAGACAAGCTGTGCCTTGTAAATGGATTTGGTGTGAAAATTTTAGAAACCAGTCATTTGAGTCCATTGTGTCTTTATTTGctcatttggaaataaatattcttttcttgaAATACTTAAACTCTGTGTGGAAAGTAGACATTTTGGTGGATGGCCTGTTACTTATGgaatacttaaatttaaatacagtTCATGTTGAAAACAAACTTAAATCTTCAGAAACTATTTTTAACGTGGAATCGAAGACTCCTGTGTCATCATGTACAATAAGATCATATACTTGGACCCAACTCCAAAATGGAAAGCAATATTCTGGTATTGCCACTGCTGTTTGTGATCCGTCAGATTTCTGTGTTCAGTTAGAAGATTACTTTGACACAATGAAATCTCTCTTTGTGTTGCTTTCTGATCTACCAGAAAACTTGCAAACAGTGCCTCAAGAGTGCATAATTCCCGGTGCTAGTTGTTTGTTCAAATACGATTTGGAAGATCAGTGGAATAGAGTAGAAATTTCTGAAGTCTCTAATCAGTATTTATTACTTGTGTTGATCGACTATGGATTTTCTGTTTACATAccttattcagctataaaaaatcTGAAAGTTGTTCCTGTCGAACTTTTGGATATACCAAGGTTAAGTTATCCTTGTATCTTATATGGTATCTTACCTGCTAAAGGGAAGCATTGGAATGAAGAAGTGAGAAGTTTCTTCCAAGATTTCCTAAATAAACCAGGCTTAGTTTTTCAGTTTAGGAAGTATAAGTttgaaacaaaactggaagtagatgtcattcatgagaaaaataatcTGGCAGATATGTTAGTTGCATCTGGTCTTGCAGTGTATTCCAAAGATTCAGATCCTCTTAATGATGGAGTTAGTACTACTGGAGCTACTAAAATCCAGCATCAATTACAGAGCAAGCCTATCTTCCCATTGTTAGATCAAAATtgttacaaaagagaaaatataagttgTACATGCACTGagaaacaaaagctgaaagagaAAACTGTAAAGAGGAGAGAGGTCTATAAGAGCCTCTTGAAAAGCCGTGTCAGTAAAAGATTATATTCTAGAAATGGAACTCTGAGGAAGAAGGCTGACATTGGAAAACATAATCCCCAAAGTACGGTTACATTTGATACGTGTTCAGCTTCATTTTGGGAACCACCTAATGGTTTAAAGACCAGCACCAACTgcattgaaaacatttttgaaaaaccaCCAACTgaagaaatacaggaaaataacACAATGGATTTGAGAATAACAGTAAAGGCATCGCATGTTAATGAAAAAATTGCATCAGAGGAACACTTCAATG ATACTTGTGACATTCAAGAACATTACTGTTTAATTGGAGGGGGCGATATTTTGTCAGTGCATTTACCTGTGAATTAG